A single Anaerolineae bacterium DNA region contains:
- the infA gene encoding translation initiation factor IF-1, whose product MADATKEEKLVLEGKIVEALPNTSFKVELENGHTVLAYLSGKMRKFYIRVLLGDKVRVELSPYDLDRGRIVYRYKSSQSGR is encoded by the coding sequence ATGGCAGATGCAACCAAAGAAGAAAAATTGGTGTTAGAAGGCAAAATTGTAGAAGCCTTACCTAACACCAGTTTTAAAGTAGAATTAGAAAATGGGCACACGGTTTTGGCCTATCTTTCCGGCAAAATGCGCAAGTTTTATATCCGCGTGTTGTTGGGTGATAAAGTTCGTGTAGAGCTTTCGCCCTATGATTTGGACCGGGGGCGGATTGTTTACCGTTACAAGAGCAGCCAATCAGGTAGATGA